CAGATGAATTGTATTTCTGTTCGAAATCTTCTTTAGTCATTTCTATTTTTGAGCTCTTTTCGAAATCATATTTCTGTTGCTCATTATTCAAAATATTATAAATCAGAATCTTTCCAATCAAAACTTCTCCTACTCCAAGAATCATTTTTATGACTTCATTGGCCTGAAACATTCCGATAATTCCAACTGAAACACCAATTACACCAGCGTCCTCACAATTCAATGCACTATTATTTTCATCTGGATACAAACATCTATATGCTGGCCCGTTTTGATAATTGAAAACAGAAACTTGTCCCTGAAATCTAAAAATAGATCCATAAACCATTGGTTTATTGGTTACGAGACAAGCATCATTAATCAAATATTTAATGGCAAGATTATCTGTTGCATCAACAATTATATCGTATTTTTCAAATAAGGAAATAGCATTTTTTGCTGATAATTTTTCAGAAAAAGCATGTACTTTAATCTCAGGATTTAACTGCGAAATCATCAATTTAGCTTCCTTAGCTTTAGAATTTCCAACAACAGAACTTTTGTAAATTACCTGTCTATGAAGGTTCGAAATTTCGATAAGATCATCGTCAATAATTCCGATTTCACCCACTCCCGCTCCAGCCAAATAAGGCAGAACTGCAGCTCCCAAACCTCCGGCACCAACAACCAGAACTTTAGATTTCAGTAATTTGCACTGGCCAACATCTCCTATCTCAGGAAGAATAATTTGTCTGTTATATCGTGAAGTTTCGCTCATTAGTTTTAGTTTTATCCTCCGGCAAATGGTGGCAATAATGCTACAATATCACTAATATGTAAAGTATAATCTGAAGTTTTAGAAACTATTTTCTGATTCACAGCAACGCTGAAAGTCAGCGATTCAAACTCATATTTATTGTTTAAATCCTGTAATAATTGCTGCAATGATACTTCTTCCGAAAAAGATAATTTTTCGAATTCACATTTTGTTTTTTCAGCAACAGCTCCAAAATATTTAACCTCGATCATTTTTATAAATTTAAATTCTGAAAAATAAATTCGTCTTCAAAGTGTTCTTGAAAATACGAAATCCAACTTGATGTATTTCTCACTACTTCGCCAATCACAATAATTGCAGGCGATGATATATTTTTTTCAGCCACCAATTTAGTAATTGTATTGATAGTTCCAATTACTTTTTGTTCTGAGTTTTTTGTTCCATTTTGGATAATCGCAATGGGCAGATCGTCATTTCTGTTTTCTTGATAGATCGAAATGATTTCGTCTAATTTATGCATTCCCATTAAAATAACCACCGTTGCTGCCGATTTTGATGCTAACAAAATATCTTTTGACAATTTATGGTCTGATGTCGTTCCTGTAATAACCCAGAAACTTTCAGCAACTTTTCGCTGTGTCAAACTTATTCCGACTGAAGCTGGAACTCCTAAAGCAGATGAAATTCCTGGAACAATAGCTGTTTCGATTCCAAAATCTTCAGCAAATTCGATTTCTTCACTTCCTCTTCCAAAAACAAACGGATCGCCACCTTTTAAACGAACAACATGTCCATAACGATTTGCCATAGAAACAATCAATTCGTTAATCTGATCTTGTGTGTAAGCGTGACAGCCCAAACGTTTTCCAACAAAAACAATTTCTGCATTTGATGCATATTTCAGTAATTCTTCGTTTACTAAAGCATCGTACAAAACCACATCGGCACTTTTTAAAGCTTTAATTGCTTTCATAGTAATCAATTCAACGTCGCCTGGACCTGCGCCTATAATCGTCAATTTTGGTGTTTTTAAATTTCGCATAGTCTTCAAGTTAAATTGATATTCAGATCATTTAATTCGTCTGCCGAATTGATATTGGTCAAATGATAATTTTCACTTTCTTCGATATTGATAATCTGATGCGGCAATTTGGCTAGCAGATCCATCATTTTTAATTCATTAGAATCAATGGCTTCTTTTATAACCGGAACAATATTTTTTGAATAAATTCCGATTAATGGATGGGTTTTACTTTCGGATTCAAAAACTGTAATACCTGCTTCTTGAGTATGTTTTGAAATTAATTCCTGCAATAATTCGGTTGAAATTAACGGAATATCACAACTTAAAATCAAATTGAATTCGGTTTCAGAATGTGATAATGCCGTGTAAATCCCTCCCAACGGCCCTTTGTCTACTACTAAATCCTGTATTTTTTGATAGGGTAAATAATCGTATTCTTTTGATCCTGTAATCAGCTTAATTTGATCTGTTATGGGTAAAATTGCCTGAATGATATGTTCTATAAATGGTTTATCTTGAAACAAAACCAATCCTTTTTCTGACTGCATTCTGGTGCTTTTTCCTCCGCAAAGAATAAATACTGTTAGTGTTTCCATGGTTTTTTTGTTTCAGGTTTCAAGTTTTATGCTGAATGAGAAAAATTTACTCGCAACTTTAAAATTAAGTCGCCAAGCTGAATTGCTACAAAGCTTTGCGTGCTTTGCGGTTCAATTCAATTTATTTTCAAGGAAAAATCAATTTAACGCTTGCCATTAAAATTACTGTCCCTAATACCATTTTTAATGTTCTGTTAGAGAAAGAGCCACTTCCGTAAAAACCTCCTAACATTCCTCCTACTATAGCAATTGGAACGAGATAGAAACTTTCCATCGGAATAGTTTTCCCTCCTAAAAAGAATCCTAACATTCCGGCAAATGAATTCACAAAAATGAATAAACTCGATATTGCCGCCGATTCTTTTACTGATGCCCATCCTAAAAATAATAGAATCGGACTTAATATAATTCCGCCGCCTATTCCCAGCATTCCAGATAACAATCCGATAGCAAAACCAATTGCCAAAGCAAACGGAAGATTGATTTTTACTTCTTCTTTTTCTTTAAAATTAAAAACTCCAAACAATCTCAACGCTGCAAAAACCAATACAATTCCTAAAACAATTTTATAAATCGCATTATCTAAGGTGATAAAACCTCCAATAAACGCTGCTGGAATCGATGCTATCGCAAACGGATAAAATAGCTTGGGTTTGAAATAATTGTTTTTATAATAAAACAAAAACGAAATACTCGAAACAAATAAATTCAACAGCAAAGCCGATGGCTTCATTACAGAAACTGGAAAAGCAAAAATGCTCATCAAGGCCAAATATCCCGAAGCTCCGCCGTGCCCTACACTTGAATATAAAAATGCTATTATAATTAAGGCAAAACTGAATAATAATATATTTTCGGAAGTTAGGAGACTCATATTTTTGTTTAATCGTTTATTTGGTTTACTGTTTAATCGTTTTTATTTGCTATGTGTTTTTAATTATATAGCGCTTTTCGTTTTTTATCTAAAATCTATCTCTTTATTCTTTATTCTTTATTCTATCTAAAAAACTCTAATCAATCGGCAGAATCGTTACCGACTCGCCTTTTTTAATATTTTCGACATCCTGGGGCACTATTACTAATCCATTCGCTACAGCGAAAGAATTTAGCATTGCAGAACTTTGTCCATCTAAAATTTCAACACTTGTTTCATTGTATAATGCTTTCAAAAAAAGTGTTTTACCTATGTTATTTACGATGTCATTGTCTAATTTTCGAATAATCTTCGGTAAATGTGTATTAGAGAACCCCATACGGTTTTTGACTGCTGGATATACATAAATATAAAAATTGGTCAGAGACGAAGCGGGATTTCCTGGTAGCGCAAAAACCAAAGTATCTTTTTTAGAACCAAAAAACATTGGTTTTCCAGGTTTTTGATTGATCTTGTAAAAAAGCTCTTCTACTCCATTTTTCAATAGTGCTTCTTTTACAAAATCATAATCCCCAACAGAAATTCCGCCAGATATAAGCACAATATCATTCTTCTCAAGAATGGACTTCAATGCTTTTTTTGTCGCTTTTAAATTGTCTTTAACAGTATGAACTTTGATTTTATTAACTCCAATAGTCTGCAATGCAGCCTGAAGCATTACAGAGTTGCTTTCGTAAATTTTGCCTTTTGAAAGTTTTTTACCTGGTTTTACTAATTCATTTCCTGTGACTAAAATAGCCACTTTCGGTTTTTTAAAAACTGTTATTTCAGTAATTCCTAAACACGCTAAAAAACCAATTGCCGCCGGCGTAATCAATGTATTAGCTTCAAAAACAACATCTTCTGCATTAATCTGTTCCCCCTTACTTCTTACATTAGCAAACGGTTCTGGCATTTTTGCAATTAAAATTGAATCTCCGTTTACCATTACATGTTCTTGCATAACAACGGTATCGGCATCATTAGGAACATAAGCACCAGTAAAAATACGAACAGCTTGAGTCTCTTTAAGTTTTATATTGGCATGATCTCCAGCTTGAGAAATACCTACCACATCAAACTGATGTCTTCGTGAATGAATAAAAGCATAACCATCCATTGCTGACTGGCGAAAAGGAGGCATTGAAATTGGCGAATAAATTGTTTCTGCTAAAATATATCCCAAAGCTTTATGCACTGAAATTTTCTGAGTGGACAAAACAGAACTATTTGCTGCAACAATTTCTAAAGCTTCTTTTACTTCTATCATTTCTTTGGATTATAAAACTAAGTAAAAATACTTAATACAAATATAAGTATTTATCATTAGGTTGATTAAAAAATTTAAATTTTCTTTTTGCGATGTATAAAATTACTCTAATTTATTCAAAATCAACTTTAAATTCAAGTTTAGATTTTAAATAATAAACAGTAAAAAAGCTTTTCACGCCTTTTTTTGTCGTTTTTATCATTTAGAAATCTGTTTAGAGCTATTTTCAAATTAAAAATAAAGTGTAAAATACTACAATTTTACTTAATTTCTAAGATTTCTTTTAACATTTATTGTAAACTCAAAGATCTTGTCAACACCTTTAAAATAAGGCGATGAGTGAAATTATCTTTTTTAGAATATCTCTCTACATGCATATTTTTCAAAAAAAAATCAACAAACTTTTGGTTTTTATTATATAAAATTTAACTTTGTCTATAGGATTAGTAGAGTTTAAGATAATATTTCCAACTATAAAAATTATTATTGTGAAAACAACAGAAAGCATATCGCGTTACATTCTTCCTAAAAAATACACTTATAGCACTATTTGTTATATGTGTTTCTGTTGTTAATAATCTACCTTTATTTTGTTTGCCTTTAGAATACATATCAAAGCAAATCAAAAAAAAACACCACCAAAAATATTTACTGAATTTTAACCAAAAATCTCTCCGATGCATTCAATTGTGTTGGATCAGATTCTTGAAATCCTACCTATTATTCAACAAATTAAATAACTAACAACTAAAAAAACTAAAATGAAAACATTGCAAACGTGCTGCTGTAAATAAAAAAAGCCATTTCTGCGGCAACAGAAATGGCAAGGCTTAAAGAACATTTATCACTAAATCAAGAACACTTTTAGAGTGCTGTATAAACAGTGCTCAGGGCGTCTTGTTAATTACTTAAAACCAACACAAAGAAATGAAAAAAAAGTTAAACATACACATACTGCTGTTTCTACTCTTGATAATGGCAGGATTACAAGCCCAAAATACCACGCCGCTTATCCAATCTAAACTTGACGGAACTGTTGTAGATGCCATTACAAATCAGCCTATTATAGGTGCTTCTGTAACCATTAAAGGAACAACTCACGGGGTTGTAACCGATGCAGAAGGAAAATTTTATTTTCAGACGGGACAGAAATTTCCTTACACTTTGATTGTAACTTACATCGGATATAAAAAAATTGAAGTAATTGTTGAGAAAAATCCAGTAATCATTAACCTTAAAGAAGAACGCCAAGAACTAGACGAATTGGTTGTGGTAGGTTACGGAACTCAAAAAAGAAAAGACATTACAGGTTCTGTAGCTTCAGTTCCAAAAGCCAATTTATCTCAAGTAACTTCATCGGCAGATAATCTTTTAAGAGGTGCTGTTGCGGGAGTTGTAGTTACGCAAAGTTCTGGTCGTCCGGGTGCTTCTTCTAGCGTTCGTATTCGTGGAGGGAACTCTATTACTGCTGGTAACGAACCTTTATATGTTGTAGACGGAATCTTAATTTACAATGACAACAGTAACAGCGGCGCTGGAGTAACGTATGCTGGTGCTAGTGTAAATGTCCTGTCAACTATAAACCCTGCCGATATTGAATCGATAGAAGTCCTAAAAGATGCATCGGCGACCGCTATTTACGGTTCTCGCGGTGCAAACGGAGTTGTAATTATTACGACTAAAAAAGGAACAAAAGGACAAGATAATATCTCGTACCAAGGCTATTTCGGTTTCCAGAATATTTCAAAAAAATTAAAATTAATGAATGCCAGCGAATGGGCAAGTTTAAGAAACGACGTCCAAGCAAGTATTGGCCAAGCTCCTTCTTTTTCAGCTGCCCAAATCGAAGCTTTAAAGACTTCTGGAAATTACGATTGGCAATCGGCAGCATTTGTAACTGCAGCACCTGTTCAAAGTCATAATCTATCTTTTTCTGGCGGTGACGAAAAATCAAGATATGCTATTTCGGCAGGTTATTTTGATCAGGATGGTATTGTATTAGGTTCTGATTTTAAACGTATTTCACTACGCGCCAATTATGAACGAAACTATTCGCAGAAATTCAAATTTGGCGTAAATGCAAACTATACCAATTCAATTGCAAACGGAGTGGGTACAAATGGTGGTGCAGCAGCTGGAAGAAATCCAAACCCGCTTGTAAGTGTGGTTTTGAATGCTCCTGTTGTTCCTATTAAAAATGCAGATGGAAGCTATAATGTAACTGACAATCCTTACGCAACTTCTGTAAATGGTTATATTCCGAACCCAATTAACGACTTGGATAATACAACTAACGAAACTAAACTAAACAGAATCCTAACTAGTTTATTTTGCGAATATAAATTCAACAAAGAATTAACTGCGAAAGTGGCAGTGAGTGGTGATGTTTTAAACACAAAACAAAATTACTATGCTCCTTCAAACACAACGACAGGAGCCGGGACAAAAGGTTTAGCTTCTATCGGAGAAAGATCTGTCGGTTCTGTTTTGAATGAAAACACATTAAATTACAACACCCATTTTGGCGAAAATCATAAATTTTCTGCTTTAGGAGGTTATACGCTTCAATATACAAAAGGCGAAGTTGTAAATGCTGGAGCTCAAACTTTTGTTAATGATGCCAATACTTACAATGCTATTCAAGATGGTGTTCCAGTAAAACCATATAGTGATGCTTATGAAAGTGTTCTAAAATCTTGGTTAGCGAGAGTAAATTACTCTTATAAAGGAAAATACAATTTAACCTTATCTGGACGCGCAGACGGTTCTTCTAGATTTGGTTCAGAATCGCTTTGGGGCTATTTCCCTTCTGCAGGATTTTCATGGAATATTACCGATGAAGAATTTGCCAATAACATTAAAGGTGTAACCGAAGCAAAACTGAGAATTACAGCGGGAACAACAGGAAACCAAGAAATTGGAAACTATCTGCCTTTGGCTTCAATGGGATCTGTAAATTATTCTTTTGGAGGAACATTATACACAGGTCTAGCGCCTACCCGATTGGCAAATCCAGATTTGAAATGGGAAAAAACAAATCAGTACAACGTTGGACTGGATTTATCCTTATTGGACCGAAAAATCAATTTTGTTTTTGATGTGTATTACAAAAAAACAAAAGACCTGTTAATTAATGTTCCAGTACCGTTGAGTTCTGGTTATGCGACAGTGCTTCAGAACATTGGAGGAGTTGAAAATAAAGGTTTTGAGGTTGGTTTAACAACTGAAAACATCAAAACAGAAAACTTCGCCTGGAACTCCAACATCGTATTTTCTTTAAATAGAAATAAAGTTACTGAGATTGGAAATGGTGTAAACGAATTTTTCCCAGTAGTTCCAAATGGTTCTTTGTTGCAGCAGCAGCCTGTTATTGTAAAAGTTGGCCTGCCTTTGGGAAGTTTCTGGGGATACAAAACCAACGGAATTTTCCAGACTCAGGAAGAAGTTAATACACAGCCAAAAATCAACAGTTTAGCAAATACAAAAGTTGGAGATAGAAAATATGTAGATACCAATGGAGATGGTGTTATTACAGCACTTGACAAAGGAAATTTAGGCACTTCTCAGCCCAAATTTGTTGGAAGTTTCAGTAACACTATTTCCTACAATGATTTTGATTTGAACTTTTCATTTCAAGGAGCTTACGGAGGAAAAATCTTCAATGCTTTAAATCAGCAATTAGAAATTTCGACTCTTGGAACCAATGCTGCGTCAACTCTGAATGACAGATGGACACCAACAAACCCGAGTAATGAAATTCCTAGAGCATCTAGTTCTCCGCTTGGAATTGTTTCAGAACGTTATGTAGAAGATGCTTCTTTCTTACGATTAAAACTAATCACTTTAGGATACACTTTACCTAAAAGCGTTTCTAAAAAATTGGGAACAAAAAGCGTAAAATTCTATATCTCAGCAGAAAACCTCATCACGTGGACCAAATACACTGGATATGATCCAGAGGTAAGTTCATACGAACAAAATAACTTATATCCGGGAATCGATTTTGGTTCTTATCCAAACTCCAAAACATTCATCTCGGGCTTGAACGTAACTTTCTAAGTAAAAAAATATATAATGAAAAAGATAATCATAACATTCCTTTTAAGTGCCGGTCTTTTCGTATCGTGCGCTGACCTTGAGGTAACACCTACCTCTTTTGTAACCGAAGACAATTATTTTATCACGCAAGACGATGCTACTGCAAGTGTAACTGCTGTTTACGCTTCTTTAAGTATTGATCCCGGTGAACAGAGTTTGTTTGGAAGAAACCTTTATTTCTTAACTGATATGGGTTCTGATTACGCAGCGGCAGGGGTTTCTGCTACCAACCCACAGGTTAGGGCAATGAGCAGTTTAACGCACGATGCTACTAATGACCGTGTTCAGGTAGCATGGAGACAAATTTACAACGGAATCAACAGAGCCAATGTGTCTATTGATAATATTCAAAAAGTTTCTGGTTCAGAAGTAATTAAAACTAGGTTAATTAATGAAGCCAAATTTATTAGAGGTCTCTTGTATTTTCAGGCAGTTCGTCTTTGGGGCGGAGTTCCTATTGTTTTACATGAAGCGACTTCTATCAATTTAGGTGATTTAAAAACCAATCGTTCTACGGCTGATGAAGTTTACAATCAAATCATTAAAGATTTAACAGATGCTGAAGCTTTGCCTAAAACCTACACCGCGGCAGATGCTGGACGCGCTACTTCTGGAGCTGCCAAAGCCATTTTAGCAAAAGTATATCTGACTCGAAAAGACTGGCCAAATGCTATTGCAAAATCTAGAGAAGTAATTGATGGCGGTTACGGATATGCTTTGTTTGAAGATTTTCAGGATATTTTCACCAAAACAAAAAAGAACGGAAAAGAGCATATTTTCTCTGTTCAATTTGAACCCAATCAAGCAGGAAACGGTTCTAGCGGAAGTACTTTTCAATCAACATCATTTACTGGGTTTACTGCAACAGAACCAGCAGATATTATCTCAGACGTAGCGTTGTTTTATGACATTTATGCTCCTGGAGATAAAAGAAGAGATGTGAGTTACGCCAAACAATTGTTGAATCCGACAACTGGAACACTTTATACTTTTCCGAAACCAATCTTCAAAAAATACTTGGATTTATCCAATTTGGCCACTCCTGGAAACGTAGCGATCAACTTTCCTGTTATTCGTTATGCGGATATTCTTTTGTCTTTAGCGGAAGCGATAAATGAACAAGGCGGACCAACGGCAGAAGCATACGAATTAATCAATCAAGTAAGAAGAAGGGCTTTTGGAAAGCCTATTACAACTCCAGATGCTGCTGTTGATTTATCTGGATTAAATCAGAGCACATTTAGAGCGGCGATTCAGGAAGAACGAAAAAAAGAATTTGTTCAGGAAGGACAAAGATGGTTTGACTTAGTACGATGGGGAACATTGGTTACTGAAGTGAAAAAAGTAACGGCTAAAAACTCGGTTTCAGAACGAAATAACCTGTACCCGATTCCGCAAAGCGAAAGAAACATCAACCCTGATGGATTACCTCAAAACCCAGGTTATTAAAAAATTTAAACACATAGAGACATAGATATAATTTTTAAAATAAAAGGAATTAAAGAGAAACATGTTTCTCACACATAGCTATGTGAATTTAAACAAGTGAAAAGCCTTTTACCACAAAGCAAGTCTATGATTCTATGTGTTGAAAAAATAAGAACCATTATTTAAATAACTAAAAAACTATAAACAATGAAAAAATTTAAAAATAGCATTGCAGTCAAAAGTCCGAAGAAAGGGCTTTTGATCACTGCTTTCCTGATTGCACAATTGGGAATAGCGCAGGAACAGACAGAATTTAAAGGAGTAATCGGAAAAACATTGGCAGATTCTAAAGAATATTGGCCAGATCCTGTAACAGCACCAAAAGGAGCTCCAAATATTGTTTGGATTCTTTTAGATGATGTCGGATTTGGAGCTTCAAGCACTTTTGGAGGCTTGATTAATACGCCTACTTTTGATAATCTGGCAAATAATGGTCTACGTTATACCAACTTCCATACAACAGCAATTTGTGCACCTACTCGTGCCGCGTTATTGACAGGAAGAAATTCAGGAAGAGTTCACGTAAGCGGATTTTCTCATACTATTTTATCTGCTGGTTTCCCAGGTTGGGACGGAAGAATTCCTTCTGATAAAGGAACAATTGCAGAGATTTTACGTGACAACGGTTACAACACTTTTGCAGTTGGAAAATATGGTGTTACGCCAGATGAAGATGCTACAGATGCAGGTCCGTTTGACAGATGGCCAACTGGAAAAGGCTTCGATCATTTCTACGGATTCTTAGGTTCTCAAACCGATCAGTACAATCCTGATTTAGTGGAAGATCAAGTTCATATTAAACCTGACGGACGTCATTTAAACGAATTGATTACAGACAAAGCCATCAGTTATATTCAGAAACAGCAAAAAGCGGCACCAGGAAAACCTTTCTTCTTGTATTATGCGCCGGGAGCAGTTCACGCGCCTCATCAGGTAGCTGAAAAATGGGTGGAGCCTTATAAAGGAAAATTTGATGAAGGCTGGGATGTTTACCGCGAAAAAGTATTGGCAAACCAAAAGAAATTGGGAATATTTCCTCAAAATGCAGGACTGCCAGATCGCAACGCTTTAATTACTGAATGGAAAAAATTAACTCCAGACCAAAAGAAAGTATACGCAAGATTCATGGAAGTTTATGCCGGATTCCTAACGTATACCGATTATGAAATTGGAAGAGTTGTGGATTATTTAAAACAAAGCGGACAGCTGGACAACACTTTAATTTTTGTGGCAATTGGTGATAATGGAGCCAGTAAAGAAGGAACATTGCAAGGAACAATCAACCAGAGTTTGTTTGCTCAAGGAAAAACGGATGAAGAAAACTTTCAAAGTAATTTGAACAATATCGGCGAAATTGGAACGGCAAAAGGTTTAAACACCAATTATCCTTTAGGATGGGCACAAGCAACCAATGCTCCTTTCAAAAACTGGAAACAAGATGCGCAATCTGAAGGCGGAACTCGTAATCCTTTAATTGTTTTTTATCCAAACGGAATTAAAGATAAAGGCGGCATTAGAAACCAATACAGCCATGTAACCGATTTGCTTCCTACTACTTTGGCTATTGCCGGAATTAAAGCTCCAGAATATATCAAAGGAATCAAACAAGATATTATTCAAGGTTCTTCTTTCCAAGCTTCTTTGGATAATCCGAAAGCCGAATCATTACACAAAGTGCAGTATTACTACATTTTTGGAAACAGAGCAATTTATAAAGACGGATGGAAAGCTTCTGCAGCACATTTACCAGATTCTTTTGCTGTAAAAAAATCTTTGGGAAGCAACGAAAAACCTGCTCCAAGCAATTTTGATACAGATGTTTGGGAACTATACAATCTAAACGAAGATTTTAACGAACGTAACAATCTGGCGAAAAAATATCCTGAAAAACTGGCTGAACTTCAAAAGCTATTTGACGAACAAGCCAAAGAAAACAACGTCTATCCTTTGATCGATTGGCAGGATGTTTACAATAGAAGAATTCACAATACAAGCGCCGACAAAGGAAAAACAGTTTCTGACTTAATCAAACAAGCAACTAAACCTGGAGGAACCAATAA
The Flavobacterium humidisoli DNA segment above includes these coding regions:
- a CDS encoding arylsulfatase: MKKFKNSIAVKSPKKGLLITAFLIAQLGIAQEQTEFKGVIGKTLADSKEYWPDPVTAPKGAPNIVWILLDDVGFGASSTFGGLINTPTFDNLANNGLRYTNFHTTAICAPTRAALLTGRNSGRVHVSGFSHTILSAGFPGWDGRIPSDKGTIAEILRDNGYNTFAVGKYGVTPDEDATDAGPFDRWPTGKGFDHFYGFLGSQTDQYNPDLVEDQVHIKPDGRHLNELITDKAISYIQKQQKAAPGKPFFLYYAPGAVHAPHQVAEKWVEPYKGKFDEGWDVYREKVLANQKKLGIFPQNAGLPDRNALITEWKKLTPDQKKVYARFMEVYAGFLTYTDYEIGRVVDYLKQSGQLDNTLIFVAIGDNGASKEGTLQGTINQSLFAQGKTDEENFQSNLNNIGEIGTAKGLNTNYPLGWAQATNAPFKNWKQDAQSEGGTRNPLIVFYPNGIKDKGGIRNQYSHVTDLLPTTLAIAGIKAPEYIKGIKQDIIQGSSFQASLDNPKAESLHKVQYYYIFGNRAIYKDGWKASAAHLPDSFAVKKSLGSNEKPAPSNFDTDVWELYNLNEDFNERNNLAKKYPEKLAELQKLFDEQAKENNVYPLIDWQDVYNRRIHNTSADKGKTVSDLIKQATKPGGTNN